The window CTTCATCACACATGCCCGTCGTTCCGCCATTGGTGTCTTGGCCCATGCTTTGAAGGCCTTCTTGCCAGCAGCAACAGCCTCATTGAGCTGACGCTCGCTTCCGCGAGGACATGTAGCGAGAATTTCCTCGGTCGCCGGATTGATGACGTCCATTGTGGCGTCGCCATCAACGAGCTTGCCGCCAATCAACAGTTTGTAGTCGGACATTCCACTCTCCTTCGCCGGTCTTGGGCCGGTCAGTATTTCACGCCCACGGTGATACCATAAGTCCGAGGTGCACTGATATGATTATAGTCAAATCCGAACCCGGCCAGCAGGTCGACACGCGATGTGAAGTAGAATTTGTTCGTCAAATTCTTGCCCCAAATCGACGCATTCCAGCGTCCGTTTGCGGACTCCCAATCGATATGTCCGCTCAGCAGGGCGTATGAGTGCTGCTTCAGGCGCGGGATGTTGATCACCTCGAAATACTGGCTTGCGGAATAGGCAAGATCACCGTGCAAGCTCAGCTTCCCGGCACCAGTGTCGAAGGCAGTCACATCGAAGCCGCCATTGAATGTAAGCGACGGCGCATTGGAAAGCTTGTTTCCGGCGACGTTGACACCGCTGACGATACCCTGCTGGATCTTGGTATCAAGCAGCCCGACGCCGGCGCGCAAAGTCAGCTTGTCGCTCGCACGAGCCGTTAATTCTGCTTCGCCACCAAGAATACGCGAGCGCGGAATATTTTCCAGCGTTTGCGCCGCTGTGCTCGGGCTGATGTTGATGAACTGCTGGTTCCTGTATTTATAATAGAAGGCCGCCATGTTGAGCGTCACGCGGCGATCCGCAAACTGTGTTTTTGCACCGAGTTCAAACGCATCCACGCTTTCCGGCTTGGCAATCGAAAGCTCGGAAGGATCGAAAAACGCCTGTGCGTTGAAGCTCTTTGCCCGATATCCACGGCTGTAGTTGGCGTAGAGAAGGTTTCCTCCATCCAGTTTGTAGTCGACCCCGAATTTGCCCGAAAGATTGTTCGTCTTGTAATGCAATGATGAATTCGGGATGAGGTTGACGACGAGCACATGATTGGGGCCGAGTGCATCAGACCGGAAATTTGTCTGGTCGCCAGTGTCATGCGTGTAGCGCAGGCCGCCGCGCAACATTATTGAATCGGATACCGCGAATTTCACGTCCGAGTAGACCGCGATGCTCTTCTTCAACTGATCGAAGCTGTTGTCGAAAAGGCAGCCAAGAGGCAGCCCGATTGCGCAATCAGCGTCGGTCACGCCAGGCAAGCCATCAGAATCGATGTCCTTGCCAATTTCAAATGTGGTCTGATTGAATACCTTTTCGCGATTGTAATACGCGCCAAGAATGAAGTTCAGCGGACCGTCGAAGTCACTTGTCAGCCGAAGATCCTGCGCAAACTGAGTGGCCCTGTCGACGTAGGGAATCTCAAGAAGCTGGTTGGGCTGGCCATCTGTATCTTCGTAAAAGCGCAGGCGCCCTTTGTCCCAAGACGTAATGCTTGTCAGCGTCAACCCGTCGGAAACATCGATATTGCCTGTGAGCGAAGCGGAATAGGTGCGGGCAATCCGCCGGTCCGTGACATTGGCTGCAATCTGGCGACGGGAAAGTCCCGGGCGATTGATCGCTTCTGGCTGAGCATAAATTCCATAATTGCGAGGATTTTGGTAACTTGTCGCTCCCCGCAGAACAAATTTCACGCCATCGGACGGCTCAAACAACAACGCGGCCCTGACGCCATATTCGCTGACACTTGCGAGATCCGGCTTGCCCGGCAGCACGTTCTTGAACCAACCGTCAGCCTTCGAAAGTGTGCCAGCGACGCGCAGCGCGGCCTTTTCACCCAAAGGCAAGTTCACCGCCCCGTTGACGTCAAAGCGATTGTAGTTGCCATAGCCCAGATTGAGGTAACCATTGGTATCGCCCAACTTGGGTGCGCGGCTGATCAGGTTGACGGCGCCGCCAGTGGTGTTCTTGCCGTAGAGCGTTCCTTGCGGCCCACGCAAAACCTCCACCCGCTCAAGATCGAACAGGGCAATGCCCAAGAAGGCGAAATTGCCTTTGTAAACTTCATCATAATAGGTCGCGACCGGGCTCGCCTGATTGAGGCTATAATCGGACATCGAAACGCCGCGCAGCGCAAAAATCGGGGTATTGTCGCCTACTGTGGACGTAAGTTGCAGGTTCGGTATCTTTGTGACGAGCTCGTCAGCCTGGGTTACGCGGCTTTTCGAGAGGGTGTCTCCAGTGATTGCGGAGACAGAGATTGGAATGCTCTGGAGATTTTCAGCGCGCTTCGTCGCTGTCACGATGATTTCGTTCGGATCCGCTTCTTCTGCAGCAGCCTGCGCATTGGCGACGGAGGAAACCCCGGCCAGAAGTGAGGCGACGAGTATTCTCGAGAAAGTACGACTTGTTTTGGCTTGTTGCATGATTGCCTCCCTGCAGGCTGGTGTTCAACGGATTAAAGTGAGCCTCCCGGCATCTTCGCAATGAGCTGGGCTCGTGTTCTTGCTGCTTCAACACGAAGGGGTGACGCACGAAGGCGGCGAATCTCTGCAGCGTCGTAAGGTTTGAAATCATTTGGGACGCTGGCTCGGTCGAACCGATAAAGAGTCCAGTTCAGAAGATTGGCCAGCCGCACGTCATCCAGATCGGTCGTCGCAACACCCGGTACGCGACCAAGATACTCACGCCCCCCGGGAACCTTCAGAAAATGAGCAACCGCGCCTGTCATTGGCGGGTTGGAGGTGCGATCACCGCTGCCATCAGGACGGTGACATCCCTGACATTTCAGCATGTAGTCTATTTGAGCCTGCCGCGGACTGTGGACACCAGGTAACGACATTTGCGTGCTGTCCGCCCGGGCCATGGTCATGCCCATTGCGGCGCCTGCCCCAATGATCATGAGACCAGCCAGCTTCACCGTCCGCCTGCCGACGCATGCAGCTGCGCGACAGCTGCAGAAGTCAAACCATTGCCACCGGCGCGCACCTTGGCGACCTCCGCCGGCGTGATGGGAGTAAATCCCTTGCCAGCCTTGGCAATGTTGTTCGCAATATGATTCAGGACATTTGCAACGGCTTCATCATCCAGACCAACCTGCGCGGGCATAACCCCGCGATAGGCCTTGCCTGCGACTGTTATAGGGCCTGATATGCCTTTGATAACGCCAAGGATCATGTAACGGCGCCCTGCCGATGATTTTGCCAATGTCGCAAAATCGGCGCCAAATGGGGGGAAAGCTCCCGGAACACCAGCGCCTGTCGGAAGATGGCAGGCTGCGCATTTCTTGTAGACCGTCGCACCATCAGGTGCCGCCACGGCCGGGGCGGAAATCAAGAGCGAAAGAGCAATCGCCAAACGCATTAACGCGGCTCCGTAGCCACGCCGATGATTACGGCAGTGGAGCAATTGTAAACCTGGCTTTCGGTTCCAAGGCACCAATTGGTATCGTTGTTCGATTGTGGCCGGACCGGCGGGCGATCGCCTTCATTGCGGTTGCAGAGGCACTGACCGCAAGACGACTTTCCACAACAGTCATTGTAGCTGATGATGTAGGCGCGCTTATCCGCCGGATTGGTGCATGTTCCGATCCATGTGATCGGAGACATTTCCGTGCCCGGCGGGCATGCGCTGACACTTCCTCCGCAGCACGTGCACAGAAAGCCGTCAATCGCGCAGTAACGCCAATAATCGCACTGGGTCCTGTCGCCCGGATCTTGGGGATTGCCCGAAAGCACCGGCGCGCGTTCACCGCCGCCGCCGCCATGCCCCGAAGACTGCGCACTGGCCCTGGAAACAGGGAGCACTGGAAAGACTGCGGCGCCCGTCGCAGCACCACCGAGCCAGGCAAGCAAGCTGCGACGAGACGTGCCGCGCGCAACCCCGCGAGTGATCCGTTCGGCAAATTTGTCTAGATCAGCCATTCCTCATGCCTCCCCTTCACGGCGTGCGAGATAGTCCTGAATGGAAGCGACGCCCCGCTCCTTGGCTTCAAACAGGCTTTCAAGATGTTCGCGACTGTTGACGAGCCCCAGCGAGGCAATGTGTCCGCCCTCATCGATCAAGACTGCGTAAGGCAGCTTGGAAACCCCGAACGATCGTCCGAGAGCTTCCGAGAGGACAAATGGAAATCCGGACAAGTCCTGTTCCATGATCATCCGTCTCTGAACTGTTTCGTCTCCATCGCTTGCCAGCACAGCATCCAGCCACGCCCTTTCGGCACGGGCCGCAGACTTGAACACCGGTAAGAGGGACTTGCAGACAGGGCAGTCCGGCGAAACAAAAAAGACGAGTTGGCTACGTCCTTCGCGCTTCCCGCCGATCGAGACAATCTTGCCATCAAGTGCAGTGTGGATCATGGGCTGGACGCTGTCCCCGACTTTCACGCCCTGGTGAAGGGTCAAGGCGCCCGCAGGCGCGATCCGTTCGTGCAGGATACCGACTTGCCGCGCTAGCGCTGCCACCAGCGTCCCCAGCACAATTACGGCGATCCAGAGCAGGATTTGCGAAATGACCATCAGCCATGCCTCCACGCGGGTTTCGGAATGGCCATCAATTCATCGAGGGCCAGATAAAGAGTCATAAATCCGAGAGCAGCAAAAACGGCTTCAACGGTGAAAACTTCGGTTGGCCAGATGATTGGCCCCATTGCCAAGACTGCCAGTCCGGCTGCGCGCACGATCGAGGAATTGGCGACCGGCTTTTCGCGTTTTCCGAATGAACAGCCGCAGTCCAAAGATTGCCCTCGACGGCGCCAAAGCAAGATTGCGTATCCGGACCATAGAGCAGCGGCAAGGCTCGCACCCAACACCCTTGTATCCGGAAACAGCAGCGCAACTGCTGCAACTCCCTCAAGGGCCGCAGCGGAAAGGCTCAGCATCTGGCCATAGTGCGACGCCATTCCCGTCAATTGCGCCGCTGCTGTCGCGAGGCGTTCCGGCGCAACGACCTTGTGTACGGCCGCCATGGCCAGGATGATCGCCAGAAAAATTGCGATTGCTGCCACTCTTACATCGCCGAAATTGTAAGGGGATTGAACGCGACGTGGTTTCCAAGAGTCCGAACAA of the Aquisediminimonas profunda genome contains:
- a CDS encoding methylamine dehydrogenase light chain; protein product: MADLDKFAERITRGVARGTSRRSLLAWLGGAATGAAVFPVLPVSRASAQSSGHGGGGGERAPVLSGNPQDPGDRTQCDYWRYCAIDGFLCTCCGGSVSACPPGTEMSPITWIGTCTNPADKRAYIISYNDCCGKSSCGQCLCNRNEGDRPPVRPQSNNDTNWCLGTESQVYNCSTAVIIGVATEPR
- a CDS encoding c-type cytochrome; translated protein: MRLAIALSLLISAPAVAAPDGATVYKKCAACHLPTGAGVPGAFPPFGADFATLAKSSAGRRYMILGVIKGISGPITVAGKAYRGVMPAQVGLDDEAVANVLNHIANNIAKAGKGFTPITPAEVAKVRAGGNGLTSAAVAQLHASAGGR
- a CDS encoding redoxin family protein, whose protein sequence is MVISQILLWIAVIVLGTLVAALARQVGILHERIAPAGALTLHQGVKVGDSVQPMIHTALDGKIVSIGGKREGRSQLVFFVSPDCPVCKSLLPVFKSAARAERAWLDAVLASDGDETVQRRMIMEQDLSGFPFVLSEALGRSFGVSKLPYAVLIDEGGHIASLGLVNSREHLESLFEAKERGVASIQDYLARREGEA
- a CDS encoding TonB-dependent receptor gives rise to the protein MQQAKTSRTFSRILVASLLAGVSSVANAQAAAEEADPNEIIVTATKRAENLQSIPISVSAITGDTLSKSRVTQADELVTKIPNLQLTSTVGDNTPIFALRGVSMSDYSLNQASPVATYYDEVYKGNFAFLGIALFDLERVEVLRGPQGTLYGKNTTGGAVNLISRAPKLGDTNGYLNLGYGNYNRFDVNGAVNLPLGEKAALRVAGTLSKADGWFKNVLPGKPDLASVSEYGVRAALLFEPSDGVKFVLRGATSYQNPRNYGIYAQPEAINRPGLSRRQIAANVTDRRIARTYSASLTGNIDVSDGLTLTSITSWDKGRLRFYEDTDGQPNQLLEIPYVDRATQFAQDLRLTSDFDGPLNFILGAYYNREKVFNQTTFEIGKDIDSDGLPGVTDADCAIGLPLGCLFDNSFDQLKKSIAVYSDVKFAVSDSIMLRGGLRYTHDTGDQTNFRSDALGPNHVLVVNLIPNSSLHYKTNNLSGKFGVDYKLDGGNLLYANYSRGYRAKSFNAQAFFDPSELSIAKPESVDAFELGAKTQFADRRVTLNMAAFYYKYRNQQFINISPSTAAQTLENIPRSRILGGEAELTARASDKLTLRAGVGLLDTKIQQGIVSGVNVAGNKLSNAPSLTFNGGFDVTAFDTGAGKLSLHGDLAYSASQYFEVINIPRLKQHSYALLSGHIDWESANGRWNASIWGKNLTNKFYFTSRVDLLAGFGFDYNHISAPRTYGITVGVKY
- a CDS encoding cytochrome C, producing MKLAGLMIIGAGAAMGMTMARADSTQMSLPGVHSPRQAQIDYMLKCQGCHRPDGSGDRTSNPPMTGAVAHFLKVPGGREYLGRVPGVATTDLDDVRLANLLNWTLYRFDRASVPNDFKPYDAAEIRRLRASPLRVEAARTRAQLIAKMPGGSL
- a CDS encoding MauE/DoxX family redox-associated membrane protein, with product MAAIAIFLAIILAMAAVHKVVAPERLATAAAQLTGMASHYGQMLSLSAAALEGVAAVALLFPDTRVLGASLAAALWSGYAILLWRRRGQSLDCGCSFGKREKPVANSSIVRAAGLAVLAMGPIIWPTEVFTVEAVFAALGFMTLYLALDELMAIPKPAWRHG